The sequence below is a genomic window from Salicibibacter cibarius.
AAAGCTTAAAACAAATGGCGTTTGTACGGTAAAATAGAAATAACGGAAATTAACACTTCATCCTCGACAAAGGTCTACGAGTGTATAGATTTTTTTCAGTGTCTATTGTCAATGGAACAGTTTGAATACTGATATTACCAAATTCAAACAGCTCAAGCTTTTTGTGAAATGATACCAATTATTGTCAGGAAATGTCACGGTGGGACTTGTTCTTCTACCCTTTGGTCTTTGAAAATTAAATAGATCCATTCCGGTACGCTCCCCGCATGAGAAGCCAGTTTGCAGATGCGCCAAGACCATCATGTGAAATGAGAGCGATGTCATCTATAGCATAAATTAAGTGGTGGTTCCACTTAGGGCGATGATCCATGTGGAGGGATAATGATACTTCCGTTCAGCCACAGCTTTACCTTATGATGGTGATTCACGCAATGGGGACGGCTCGCAGCGATCCTGGGAGAGGTGAAAATCCTATGGGCCAATCTTTAACCACTGGCCGCTGGAAGGGATATTGTTATAGTAAAACCTTCAAGTTAAAAATTTGCTTTGGTAAATTTTCAGGAGGTAACTATGGATAAAACATTATTGAAGTATAGTATGAAAATTGCCATGTTAAAACAGTTGCTCGCATTGTCCCTGATTACAGAAAAAGAATTTATTTTAGTAAAAAACCATTTAATGGAAAAATACGGAATAATATCAGAGGTGAATTTTTAATTCGCACAATGGTGAATCAACTCCAATCTTATTATACTTGTAAGTGAGAATAAGATGAAAGGAGTTTTTAAGCATGGAAAATTACGAAGTTGAAGTCATAAAAGCCAATCGAAAATTAACTAATCGGACCAATTCCGATCTTTCCGACACTTTGAAAGTAGCTCCTTATGCGCGTGTAAGCACAGATACTGAAGAACAGCTCAGCAGTTATCAATCCCAAGTACAGCATTACACAGACATGGTGGATCAACGTAGTGATTGGACATTAGTAGATATTTATGCTGATGAAGCAATTACTGGAACACAAACGGTGAAACGAGAAGATTTTCAGCGGCTTATTAATGATTGTATAGATGGAAAGATTGATATGATCATAACGAAGTCGATATCAAGGTTTGCCCGAAATACATTGGATACTTTAAAGCATGTTCGTCAATTAAAAGAGAAAAATATTGCGGTTTTGTTTGAAGATGAGAACATTAATACAATGACAATGGATGGAGAACTTTTGCTCACCATTTTAAGTTCAGTCGCACAACAGGAAGTAGAAAATATTTCTGCCAATGTGAAAAAGGGACTGCAAATGAAAATGCAGCGAGGTACTATGGTTGGTTTTCAAAGCTGTCTTGGTTATGATTATGATCCACAAACCAAAGAGATTTGCATTAATAAAGCAGAAGCTCAAATAGTACGCTACATTTTTAGACGTTATATTGAGGGAATAGGAACCGGAGTTATTACAAGGGAGCTTATGCAAGCTGGACTTAAAACCAAAAAAGGAAGTGAAATTTGGAGAGATTCGACTGTTCTTTTCATCCTAAAAAATGAAAAATATAAAGGAGATTTATTGCAAGGGAAATCATTTACGGTTGATCCCATATCTAAGAGAAGACTTGCAAATTTTGGTGAGGTCAACCAGTATTACGTTAAGAATCATCATGAACCAATTATAAGTAGAGAAGTGTTTGATAAGGCACAAGATTTTTTAAACAGAAGAAGCAAAGCGAAATTGAAAGGGAAAAGAAAACATGGAAAAACCGGTGGAAAGTATAGTAGGTTATATACATTTAGCAGCTTGTTGGAATGCGCACATTGTGGAAACATTTATAGTCGGCGTTCGTGGCATGCAGAGACTACACATAAGAAAACAGTGTGGGAATGCGTTACTAAAACTAAAAAAGGAAAGAAATATTGCCTTCATAGTAAAGCCGCAGGAGAAGCAGTTCTTGAGGAAGCTTTTGTGCAATCATATCGGAAGCTTTGTCGAAACCATAAGGAAGTATTGAATGAATTGCTTCATACAATGGAATCTTTGCTAATGGATAAAAAGCAGCAAAAAAGACTAGATAAACTCTCAAAAGAGATTAATCATATAGAACAAAAAAGTCGAAAGTTACTTGATTTATTAATGGAAGAAGAGATCGATAAAATTTCTTATGATCATAAACGAAATGAACTGCAAACAACCGAAGCTCGATTACGTGAAGAAAAAGAAAAACTGGAACGATCAATTCAACAAACAAATTCCGTAGAAGCACGGATTAAGAAGTTTCAAGAAGTGCTGACGGAAAATGATATCTTACCTGAGTTTGACCGTCATGTATTTGAAAGCATCACAGAAAAAGTGATTATGGGTGATCCTACTAAACAAAAACCTAACCAAATCACATTTATATTTAAGACAGGTGAACGTAAAATTATGGATGGAAAAAGACTTGCAGATGATCAAAAAAAGCCCGTAGAAAAAGAAAGGAGTGAGCCGCTTTCCCTTTCCTTTAACAACACATGTGGAGTGTGTGGTTTCGATACAACGGGAAATTACGTAGAAATCCTTAGTTTCAAGCTGTTTTACAAGCATGTGCACTTTATCCCAAATGGTGAAAATGGGAGAAAAAAAGTGTTAAAAAACCACATTGAAGTTTCAGCAGGAATTGATCTGGT
It includes:
- a CDS encoding recombinase family protein translates to MENYEVEVIKANRKLTNRTNSDLSDTLKVAPYARVSTDTEEQLSSYQSQVQHYTDMVDQRSDWTLVDIYADEAITGTQTVKREDFQRLINDCIDGKIDMIITKSISRFARNTLDTLKHVRQLKEKNIAVLFEDENINTMTMDGELLLTILSSVAQQEVENISANVKKGLQMKMQRGTMVGFQSCLGYDYDPQTKEICINKAEAQIVRYIFRRYIEGIGTGVITRELMQAGLKTKKGSEIWRDSTVLFILKNEKYKGDLLQGKSFTVDPISKRRLANFGEVNQYYVKNHHEPIISREVFDKAQDFLNRRSKAKLKGKRKHGKTGGKYSRLYTFSSLLECAHCGNIYSRRSWHAETTHKKTVWECVTKTKKGKKYCLHSKAAGEAVLEEAFVQSYRKLCRNHKEVLNELLHTMESLLMDKKQQKRLDKLSKEINHIEQKSRKLLDLLMEEEIDKISYDHKRNELQTTEARLREEKEKLERSIQQTNSVEARIKKFQEVLTENDILPEFDRHVFESITEKVIMGDPTKQKPNQITFIFKTGERKIMDGKRLADDQKKPVEKERSEPLSLSFNNTCGVCGFDTTGNYVEILSFKLFYKHVHFIPNGENGRKKVLKNHIEVSAGIDLVCGNTTK
- a CDS encoding SHOCT domain-containing protein, which translates into the protein MDKTLLKYSMKIAMLKQLLALSLITEKEFILVKNHLMEKYGIISEVNF